A region of Ictalurus furcatus strain D&B chromosome 1, Billie_1.0, whole genome shotgun sequence DNA encodes the following proteins:
- the alg14 gene encoding UDP-N-acetylglucosamine transferase subunit ALG14 homolog isoform X1, whose amino-acid sequence MFVSAFCALLCGAFLAAMLFILRLITVLLAGAECKPAKQGSVCVLIVVGSGGHTTEIIRLTGSLSQTYTPRHYVIADTDKMSEDKIRTFEASKEKSGTQAQFTIHRIPRSREVRQSWSSSVLSTLNALLYSLPLVFRLRPDMVLCNGPGTCIPLCAAGLLLGILGLKRVLLVYVESICRVESLSLSGKILYHLADYFFVQWKPLQNKYPRSIYIGRIV is encoded by the exons atGTTTGTTTCGGCATTCTGTGCGCTTTTGTGCGGGGCTTTTCTGGCTGCAATGCTTTTCATTTTGCGTTTAATCACTGTTTTGCTGGCTGGTGCGGAGTGCAAACCTGCTAAACAGGGCTCGGTGTGTGTTCTTATTGTGGTCGGATCAG GTGGACACACGACAGAGATCATTCGTCTGACTGGGAGTTTGTCGCAAACTTACACCCCACGCCATTATGTGATCGCAGACACTGATAAGATGAGTGAAGATAAGATTCGCACATTTGAAGCATCAAAAGAGAAAAGCGGCACTCAAGCACAG TTCACCATTCATCGGATCCCACGCAGTCGAGAAGTTCGTCAGTCATGGAGCTCCTCTGTGCTCAGTACTCTGAACGCTCTGCTCTACTCACTTCCTCTTGTCTTCAGACTCAGGCCTGATATG gtgCTGTGTAATGGGCCTGGGACATGCATACCTTTGTGTGCAGCTGGGTTGCTCTTAGGGATCCTGGGGCTCAAGAGGGTTTTGCTGGTGTATGTGGAGAGTATTTGCCGTGTGGAGAGCCTCTCCCTGTCTGGAAAGATCCTTTACCACTTAGCTGACTACTTCTTTGTGCAGTGGAAGCCTCTGCAAAACAAATATCCCAGATCAATCTACATTGGGAGGATAGTATGA
- the cnn3a gene encoding calponin-3a isoform X2 — protein MTQFNKGPAYGLSAEVKSKIAQKYDMQKEEELRFWIEEVTGMPIGDNFQKGLKDGVILCELINKLQPGSIKKINHSQLNWHKLENLGNFIKAILTYGLKPNDIFEANDLFENGNMTQVQTTLLALASMAKTKGLDTKVDIGVKYADKQERHFDDDKMKAGQCVIGLQMGTNKCASQAGMTAYGTRRHLYDPKTQTDKPYDQTTISLQMGTNKGASQAGMSAPGTRRDIFDQKVAVQPLDNSTISLQMGTNKVASQKGMSVYGLGRQVYDPKYCAPATEPIIHANGSQGTGTNGSEISDSDYHVEYQEEEYQGNYHDEYSGHYNDQGIDY, from the exons ATGACTCAGTTCAACAAGGGACCAGCCTACGGATTATCTGCAGAAGTTAAAAGCAAG ATTGCACAGAAATATGACATGCAGAAGGAAGAGGAGCTCCGTTTCTGGATCGAAGAGGTGACTGGCATGCCCATCGGAGACAACTTTCAGAAGGGCCTGAAAGATGGTGTAATTCTATGCGA GTTAATAAACAAGCTGCAGCCAGGTTCCATAAAGAAAATCAACCACTCACAGTTGAACTGGCACAAG CTGGAGAACCTTGGGAATTTCATCAAAGCCATCCTAACCTATGGCTTGAAGCCCAATGACATCTTTGAAGCCAATGACCTCTTtgaaaatgggaacatgactCAAGTCCAGACCACACTGCTCGCCCTTGCAAGCATG GCGAAAACCAAAGGCCTTGATACAAAGGTTGACATTGGAGTGAAATACGCAGATAAGCAGGAAAGGCATTTTGATGACGATAAGATGAAGGCTGGCCAGTGTGTTATCGGACTTCAG ATGGGGACTAACAAATGTGCAAGCCAGGCCGGCATGACTGCTTATGGCACGCGGAGACATCTTTATGACCCAAAGACCCAAACAGACAAGCCTTATGACCAGACAACCatcagcctgcagatgggcacTAACAAAGGAGCTAGCCAG GCTGGCATGTCTGCCCCAGGCACCAGAAGAGACAtttttgatcagaaggtcgCTGTGCAACCTCTGGATAACTCCACCATCTCCCTGCAGATGGGCACCAACAAGGTGGCATCTCAGAAAGGCATGAGCGTGTACGGGCTTGGCAGGCAGGTCTATGACCCCAAATACTGTGCCCCGGCCACAGAGCCCATCATCCATGCCAACGGCAGTCAAGGCACAGGCACGAACGGCTCAGAGATCAGCGACAGTGACTATCATGTGGAATACCAAGAGGAGGAGTACCAGGGCAATTATCATGATGAATACAGTGGCCACTACAATGACCAGGGTATCGACTACTAG
- the alg14 gene encoding UDP-N-acetylglucosamine transferase subunit ALG14 homolog isoform X2, with product MFVSAFCALLCGAFLAAMLFILRLITVLLAGAECKPAKQGSVCVLIVVGSGGHTTEIIRLTGSLSQTYTPRHYVIADTDKMSEDKIRTFEASKEKSGTQAQFTIHRIPRSREVRQSWSSSVLSTLNALLYSLPLVFRLRPDMAKMLPMDFLCFENSSSRPKFTSRYLQVIATMLCIVK from the exons atGTTTGTTTCGGCATTCTGTGCGCTTTTGTGCGGGGCTTTTCTGGCTGCAATGCTTTTCATTTTGCGTTTAATCACTGTTTTGCTGGCTGGTGCGGAGTGCAAACCTGCTAAACAGGGCTCGGTGTGTGTTCTTATTGTGGTCGGATCAG GTGGACACACGACAGAGATCATTCGTCTGACTGGGAGTTTGTCGCAAACTTACACCCCACGCCATTATGTGATCGCAGACACTGATAAGATGAGTGAAGATAAGATTCGCACATTTGAAGCATCAAAAGAGAAAAGCGGCACTCAAGCACAG TTCACCATTCATCGGATCCCACGCAGTCGAGAAGTTCGTCAGTCATGGAGCTCCTCTGTGCTCAGTACTCTGAACGCTCTGCTCTACTCACTTCCTCTTGTCTTCAGACTCAGGCCTGATATG GCTAAAATGCTCCCAATGgactttctttgttttgaaaataGTAGTAGCCGGCCAAAATTCACAAGTCGATATCTCCAAGTAATAGCCACCATGTTATGCATTGTTAAGTGA
- the cnn3a gene encoding calponin-3a isoform X1: protein MTQFNKGPAYGLSAEVKSKIAQKYDMQKEEELRFWIEEVTGMPIGDNFQKGLKDGVILCELINKLQPGSIKKINHSQLNWHKLENLGNFIKAILTYGLKPNDIFEANDLFENGNMTQVQTTLLALASMVYFDPLSCTGNTVKLISYESACVVFMLNLCNMHVKCVIFKTNFITYLQAKTKGLDTKVDIGVKYADKQERHFDDDKMKAGQCVIGLQMGTNKCASQAGMTAYGTRRHLYDPKTQTDKPYDQTTISLQMGTNKGASQAGMSAPGTRRDIFDQKVAVQPLDNSTISLQMGTNKVASQKGMSVYGLGRQVYDPKYCAPATEPIIHANGSQGTGTNGSEISDSDYHVEYQEEEYQGNYHDEYSGHYNDQGIDY, encoded by the exons ATGACTCAGTTCAACAAGGGACCAGCCTACGGATTATCTGCAGAAGTTAAAAGCAAG ATTGCACAGAAATATGACATGCAGAAGGAAGAGGAGCTCCGTTTCTGGATCGAAGAGGTGACTGGCATGCCCATCGGAGACAACTTTCAGAAGGGCCTGAAAGATGGTGTAATTCTATGCGA GTTAATAAACAAGCTGCAGCCAGGTTCCATAAAGAAAATCAACCACTCACAGTTGAACTGGCACAAG CTGGAGAACCTTGGGAATTTCATCAAAGCCATCCTAACCTATGGCTTGAAGCCCAATGACATCTTTGAAGCCAATGACCTCTTtgaaaatgggaacatgactCAAGTCCAGACCACACTGCTCGCCCTTGCAAGCATGGTATATTTTGATCCTCTGTCATGTACTGGGAACACAGTGAAGCTTATTTCTTATGAATCagcttgtgttgtgtttatgctCAATTTGTGCAACATGCATGTtaaatgtgtgatttttaaaacaaattttattacttatttgcAGGCGAAAACCAAAGGCCTTGATACAAAGGTTGACATTGGAGTGAAATACGCAGATAAGCAGGAAAGGCATTTTGATGACGATAAGATGAAGGCTGGCCAGTGTGTTATCGGACTTCAG ATGGGGACTAACAAATGTGCAAGCCAGGCCGGCATGACTGCTTATGGCACGCGGAGACATCTTTATGACCCAAAGACCCAAACAGACAAGCCTTATGACCAGACAACCatcagcctgcagatgggcacTAACAAAGGAGCTAGCCAG GCTGGCATGTCTGCCCCAGGCACCAGAAGAGACAtttttgatcagaaggtcgCTGTGCAACCTCTGGATAACTCCACCATCTCCCTGCAGATGGGCACCAACAAGGTGGCATCTCAGAAAGGCATGAGCGTGTACGGGCTTGGCAGGCAGGTCTATGACCCCAAATACTGTGCCCCGGCCACAGAGCCCATCATCCATGCCAACGGCAGTCAAGGCACAGGCACGAACGGCTCAGAGATCAGCGACAGTGACTATCATGTGGAATACCAAGAGGAGGAGTACCAGGGCAATTATCATGATGAATACAGTGGCCACTACAATGACCAGGGTATCGACTACTAG